The genomic DNA TGGTATTTTTAATTGCATCCACAACCTCCTCCCGCTTTGCTTCCATTTGCTCCAGAAGCACCTTCTCTATAATTTTGTGAGCTTATTTCATATTGCTCTATTTTTCTTGACGATAACTGCATATCTTCATCATTTAGATACATTTTTTGATATGGCTTCACCGTTGTACAATTTGTAGCAATTACTACAAAAAGTAATATTAAAATACTCCTTTCAATCATCTTCTTTTAGTTCAGTTTTAAATTAGTTGAGCGGTATAACTTATTATTTTCATCTATTAACAAGCATTCTATTCCTTTTAGTTCATTTATTAACATCAACCCTTTTTTCTGTCCCATTATAAATACGGCAGTGGCTAAAGCGTCAGCTAACTCTGTATTTTTGCAAAAAACGGTAACACTTTTCACTCCTTTTGCAGGCCAACCCGTTTTTGGGTTAATAATATGCGAATACCGTTTATTATCAAATTCTATAAATTTTGCATAATTACCAGAAGTAACTACAGAACTATTATACAAATCAAATATTCCTGCGTTTACTAGTTTCCCATTTGGATCAGCGATCTGCACTCTCCATTTATTCCTTAGCGGATGCTTTCCCCAAGTAGTTAAATCTCCTCCTGCATTTATAAGTCCTGCTTTTACCCCCATTTTTCTAAGGTAATTCCCCACTTTCTCTGCTACATATCCCTTTCCTATTGATCCGAAACCAATCTTCATTTCTTTTTCCTTTAAAAAAACAGTGCTTTCTTCTTCATTTATAAGAATATTTTTATAATTAATCTTATCTATAGATCTTTCAATATCAACAACATCAGGTAACTTAGGCATCGGTTTATCGAAGTACCATAATTTATCAAGGGATGCATAGCTAATATCAAAAAATCCATTTGTTAATTCAGAAATTCTTTTACTTCTCTTAATTAATTGAAGTAATTCTCTGGTAACTTTTACAGGTCTAATCCCTGCATTATTATTAATATCAGATGTTTGAGACTCTGATTTCCAAGAAGAAATTAAGTTTTCAATCCTAACGGTTTCCTTTATTGCTTCCTCTATATAAAAGGCAGCTGTTTCTTTTGTATTAGCGACCACTGTAAATTCAAAATCAACTCCCATTAACAATGCTTTTTTCTGAAAAACCTGCTGAGCATTGAGTGAAAAGGTAATACCTATGAGAAGGGGTATTATTCGACGCATTTTATATTATTTTAAATATGTATTTACATAATATTCGGCCGTTTCACTCTTGTAACCATCTATTGATTGGATCACTTTTCCCTTTTTACTTAGGATAATTACCAGCGGAAACGCTCCTTTTTCATTATATTTTTCAGCAGATTTTTCAATATATTCCAAATGCTCTTTTGTTAACTTTTTTCTATCAAGTACAAAATCGATATTTACTAAAACGTACTTATTTTCAACTTCTTTTTTAAAGAACGTACTATCAAAAACTTTTGTTTTCAGCTCCATACAAGGCTTACACCAATCCGACCCCGAAAAATATACCAATACTTGCTTATTTTCTTTTAAAGCTCTCTTTACAGACACTTCTATATTATCATGCCAAATGATACCATTTGCTTTTTGAGCATTTAAAAAAGTACTTATAAAAAAGAAAAGTGTTAGAATAATATTCTTCATTGTTTTAAAAATTTCGGCAAAAGTAATTTTTATTTAGAATAAATAAATATAGATTTGTCGAAATTTTTCAATTAATTTTATTTAGACTAAATAATAAACCGCCCAAATAACTTATTTTATATCGATTTATGCGCAAAGTAACCCTCATCTTATTTTTTTGCATTTTTACTAACTTAAAAGGCTTTTCACAACTTATAGAAATCAATCCTTCCAGCTCTGGTTGTGGCAACTCTATAAGCAGCTCTGTTCCTTCAAAATATGATGATTGGACCTCTAAAACATCTTGGTCAGCATCCATTTATAATAAAAAGAACTTCAATACAAATTCTTCCGTTGCTACTATCGAATATTTTATAGACTGTGGTAGCTGTAACTACGGAGTCGCAAAAAATCAAAAAATATACTTAGGGCATATTTCAAAAGATCAATTTAGTAATGTAAATATTCCCGATAATGATCCTGATATCACGAATTTAACCTTAGTACATAGCGGTGATATACAATGGAATGCTGGTCAATGGAATAAAATTATATTCAATACCACTTCTTTCAACTATGATAACACAAAAAATCTAATTGTTTACTTTGTTAACGAACATGGGGGTAAATTAGTTGGCGGTTTTTTTTGTGGTAACCCTATTGCTATTGTTGAAACTTTTGGAGCAAACACCACAAAATATGCCAATACATCTTCTTCCAGCTTACCTGCTACAGGCTACCTACAAAACCAAGGACCTATTATAAAGGTTCATGCTAATACTATTACCTCACTACCTGTTCTATCAATGGAAGAAAATAGATCTGTTTGCAGCGGTGAAAAATTTTCTTTTTCCAAAGTACATGGATCTGACTATACAAGTTTAAAATGGATATCATCTGATGGAGGTACATTTAATAATGATACGATTCTAAACCCTACATACACCCCAAGGACTAATAATGGAACAGTTCTTTTAACATTAACCGCTACCAATAACAGCGGAAGCTCTTCAAAAAACTTTACACTAACAGTTCTTTCAAAACCAACAGCCAATATCATAAAAAAATAAATATTAATTTTCAACGTGATGCAAAAAAATCTATTGATATTACTCATAACTATAACCACTATATTATCCGCTAATGCACAAACACATATTGCTACCGTAAATGGAGGAACTAGTAGAAACGACTTCCCTTTAAATTTATCTTGGAATTATAGTTATAGTCAGTTCATCTATTTAGGAACAGAAATAAACAAATCAGGAAATATTAAAAGCTTAACCTTTAAACTAATAGGTACAGCTCCTGCTAATATTGATACTTGGAAAAACTGGAAAGTTAGTTTAAAAGAAATAAATAACAATGAATTTCCGAATGCACAAACTAACCCTTGGTTAAGCCCTAAGTACTCTCCTTTTGGAAGTTTAACAGAAGTTTTTAATGGAGATATCATATACAGTCAAACAGCAAAAACAGCAAAGATCATTCTAACCACCCCTTTTAAATATGACCACTCTAAAAACTTACTAGTTGAAATTTACGATCAAACAGTTGGAACTGCGTATAATGTATATTTTGATACCAAAAATAATCTTTCTGAAAAAAGAGGTATCAACGCATCTAGTACAACTTTTACTCACTATACTAGCAGCTCAAACATGTCTAGAAGTTTAACATCAATTCCTGCCATAGATATTGAAATTCAAGATATAGCTACCAGTCCTGCAACCTCCACCACTAACTTGAATTACTGTGAAGGAGATAATTTAAAACTAACTGCTGAGGATGCAGGTATAGGCGCTACTTATTTATGGACAATACCAGACGGTACAACTGTAAACCAGAAAGACTTAACCATA from Tenacibaculum maritimum NCIMB 2154 includes the following:
- a CDS encoding thioredoxin family protein, with amino-acid sequence MKNIILTLFFFISTFLNAQKANGIIWHDNIEVSVKRALKENKQVLVYFSGSDWCKPCMELKTKVFDSTFFKKEVENKYVLVNIDFVLDRKKLTKEHLEYIEKSAEKYNEKGAFPLVIILSKKGKVIQSIDGYKSETAEYYVNTYLK
- a CDS encoding DUF4266 domain-containing protein, whose amino-acid sequence is MIERSILILLFVVIATNCTTVKPYQKMYLNDEDMQLSSRKIEQYEISSQNYREGASGANGSKAGGGCGCN
- a CDS encoding FAD:protein FMN transferase; this translates as MRRIIPLLIGITFSLNAQQVFQKKALLMGVDFEFTVVANTKETAAFYIEEAIKETVRIENLISSWKSESQTSDINNNAGIRPVKVTRELLQLIKRSKRISELTNGFFDISYASLDKLWYFDKPMPKLPDVVDIERSIDKINYKNILINEEESTVFLKEKEMKIGFGSIGKGYVAEKVGNYLRKMGVKAGLINAGGDLTTWGKHPLRNKWRVQIADPNGKLVNAGIFDLYNSSVVTSGNYAKFIEFDNKRYSHIINPKTGWPAKGVKSVTVFCKNTELADALATAVFIMGQKKGLMLINELKGIECLLIDENNKLYRSTNLKLN